The Rhododendron vialii isolate Sample 1 chromosome 6a, ASM3025357v1 genome includes a window with the following:
- the LOC131328973 gene encoding E3 ubiquitin-protein ligase RMA1H1-like encodes MAMDQHYLQQAAPQNDSKGDGATIEKWKSSPATVDESENNPCGGFDCNICLDSVQDPVVTLCGHLYCWPCIYKWIHFQSASSRKLDHQNPQCPVCKAEVSQKTLVPLYGRGQTAKPSEGKTPHLGILVPQRPRSPSCRVQTSSRPAQQLHHHHGYPQRSLQLQPGVGMYGEMVYARIFGNSETTLYAYPNSYRLSGSSSPRLRRHMMRTEESLSRVCFFLLCCVVLCLLLF; translated from the coding sequence ATGGCCATGGATCAACATTACCTTCAGCAAGCCGCCCCACAAAATGACTCCAAAGGAGATGGAGCTACCATTGAGAAGTGGAAATCTTCCCCGGCAACGGTAGATGAATCTGAAAACAATCCTTGTGGTGGTTTCGACTGCAACATTTGCCTAGATTCCGTGCAAGACCCGGTGGTCACTCTCTGCGGTCACCTCTACTGCTGGCCCTGCATTTACAAGTGGATCCATTTCCAGAGCGCCTCCTCTAGAAAACTCGACCACCAAAACCCCCAATGCCCAGTATGCAAAGCCGAAGTTTCACAAAAAACCTTGGTCCCACTTTACGGCCGTGGCCAAACCGCGAAACCCTCTGAAGGAAAAACCCCTCATCTCGGCATATTAGTCCCACAAAGACCTCGTAGCCCCAGTTGCAGGGTCCAAACCAGTTCTCGTCCAGCTCAGCAACTTCACCATCATCACGGTTATCCACAGCGGTCTCTGCAACTTCAGCCGGGGGTGGGCATGTATGGGGAAATGGTTTATGCACGGATCTTTGGTAACTCGGAAACTACTTTGTATGCTTATCCCAACTCTTATCGCCTTTCGGGGAGCAGTAGTCCGAGGTTGAGAAGGCACATGATGCGAACTGAGGAGTCGCTTAGCAGAGTGTGTTTTTTCCTCTTGTGTTGTGTAGTTCTGTGCCTTTTGTTGTTCTAA
- the LOC131328974 gene encoding pentatricopeptide repeat-containing protein At2g20710, mitochondrial-like isoform X3 translates to MAHRWNLALSPGDIAVQLDLVSKVHGLEQAEKYFSNIPGPLKTFKVYGALLNCYASNKSLDKAESIMQKMREFGVLRKSLSYNVMLNLYSKMGKQENFNALIQEMEEKGISCYPSTLYVRLNAYAAVPDINGMEKLLSLMEANHLFTVDWHAYIIAANGYMKAGVTEKSLTMLKKSEQHINGWTGFAYEMLLTLYASLGDKDEVYRIWGLYKKLGKLYNRGYFRMISSLIKLDDLDGAENVLVEWESVNTSFDFDIPNLLINAYSRKGHLEKAEACISRAVERGQRPTAGTWDRLATGYYKDNQMAKAVETMKKAITAEQRGWKLNRVTLTACVKYLTENGETEAADEFCRLLPESGHLLRRSKNKVNSVKHKTCADIVNKIDGDDLQAEENAHGVTELKYQSSA, encoded by the coding sequence ATGGCTCATAGATGGAACCTTGCCCTATCTCCTGGAGACATTGCAGTTCAGTTGGATTTGGTCTCGAAGGTCCATGGCCTAGAACAGGCGGAGAAGTATTTTAGTAACATCCCAGGCCCTTTGAAAACCTTTAAGGTTTATGGTGCTCTATTGAATTGCTATGCAAGCAACAAATCATTAGACAAAGCAGAGTCCATCATGCAAAAGATGAGGGAGTTTGGGGTTCTGAGAAAATCACTTTCTTATAATGTTATGCTGAACCTCTATTCAAAAATGGGAAAGCAAGAAAATTTCAATGCCCTAATCCAAGAGATGGAAGAGAAGGGCATCAGTTGTTATCCATCCACATTATACGTCCGGCTGAATGCATATGCAGCTGTGCCAGACATAAATGGAATGGAGAAGCTTCTTTCACTGATGGAAGCTAACCATTTATTCACCGTTGATTGGCATGCATATATTATAGCAGCAAATGGGTACATGAAAGCTGGCGTTACAGAAAAAAGTTTGACAATGCTAAAGAAATCAGAGCAACATATAAATGGTTGGACAGGTTTTGCTTATGAAATGCTCCTAACTCTATATGCTAGCCTTGGTGATAAAGATGAGGTGTACCGTATATGGGGTTTGTACAAGAAATTGGGGAAATTATACAACAGGGGCTACTTTCGCATGATAAGCTCATTAATCAAGCTTGATGACCTCGATGGAGCAGAGAATGTATTAGTGGAGTGGGAATCCGTGAACAcgtcttttgattttgatattccAAATTTGCTTATAAATGCTTATTCCAGGAAGGGGCATTTGGAGAAGGCTGAAGCATGCATAAGCAGGGCTGTAGAGAGAGGACAGCGCCCTACGGCTGGCACATGGGATCGTCTTGCCACGGGATACTACAAGGATAACCAGATGGCAAAGGCAGTGGAGACAATGAAGAAGGCTATCACGGCTGAGCAACGCGGATGGAAACTTAACCGTGTCACTTTGACAGCATGTGTAAAATATTTGACAGAGAATGGAGAAACAGAGGCAGCAGACGAATTCTGCAGGTTGCTTCCAGAAAGTGGCCATCTTTTGCGGAGATCTAAAAACAAAGTGAATAGTGTTAAACACAAAACTTGTGCAGACATAGTCAACAAGATTGATGGGGATGATCTGCAAGCGGAGGAGAATGCACATGGGGTAACAGAGTTGAAGTACCAGAGCAGCGCTTAA
- the LOC131328974 gene encoding pentatricopeptide repeat-containing protein At2g20710, mitochondrial-like isoform X2 — MQLASSESLSEWMAHRWNLALSPGDIAVQLDLVSKVHGLEQAEKYFSNIPGPLKTFKVYGALLNCYASNKSLDKAESIMQKMREFGVLRKSLSYNVMLNLYSKMGKQENFNALIQEMEEKGISCYPSTLYVRLNAYAAVPDINGMEKLLSLMEANHLFTVDWHAYIIAANGYMKAGVTEKSLTMLKKSEQHINGWTGFAYEMLLTLYASLGDKDEVYRIWGLYKKLGKLYNRGYFRMISSLIKLDDLDGAENVLVEWESVNTSFDFDIPNLLINAYSRKGHLEKAEACISRAVERGQRPTAGTWDRLATGYYKDNQMAKAVETMKKAITAEQRGWKLNRVTLTACVKYLTENGETEAADEFCRLLPESGHLLRRSKNKVNSVKHKTCADIVNKIDGDDLQAEENAHGVTELKYQSSA; from the exons ATGCAGCTTGCTTCTTCTGAGAGT TTGTCTGAGTGGATGGCTCATAGATGGAACCTTGCCCTATCTCCTGGAGACATTGCAGTTCAGTTGGATTTGGTCTCGAAGGTCCATGGCCTAGAACAGGCGGAGAAGTATTTTAGTAACATCCCAGGCCCTTTGAAAACCTTTAAGGTTTATGGTGCTCTATTGAATTGCTATGCAAGCAACAAATCATTAGACAAAGCAGAGTCCATCATGCAAAAGATGAGGGAGTTTGGGGTTCTGAGAAAATCACTTTCTTATAATGTTATGCTGAACCTCTATTCAAAAATGGGAAAGCAAGAAAATTTCAATGCCCTAATCCAAGAGATGGAAGAGAAGGGCATCAGTTGTTATCCATCCACATTATACGTCCGGCTGAATGCATATGCAGCTGTGCCAGACATAAATGGAATGGAGAAGCTTCTTTCACTGATGGAAGCTAACCATTTATTCACCGTTGATTGGCATGCATATATTATAGCAGCAAATGGGTACATGAAAGCTGGCGTTACAGAAAAAAGTTTGACAATGCTAAAGAAATCAGAGCAACATATAAATGGTTGGACAGGTTTTGCTTATGAAATGCTCCTAACTCTATATGCTAGCCTTGGTGATAAAGATGAGGTGTACCGTATATGGGGTTTGTACAAGAAATTGGGGAAATTATACAACAGGGGCTACTTTCGCATGATAAGCTCATTAATCAAGCTTGATGACCTCGATGGAGCAGAGAATGTATTAGTGGAGTGGGAATCCGTGAACAcgtcttttgattttgatattccAAATTTGCTTATAAATGCTTATTCCAGGAAGGGGCATTTGGAGAAGGCTGAAGCATGCATAAGCAGGGCTGTAGAGAGAGGACAGCGCCCTACGGCTGGCACATGGGATCGTCTTGCCACGGGATACTACAAGGATAACCAGATGGCAAAGGCAGTGGAGACAATGAAGAAGGCTATCACGGCTGAGCAACGCGGATGGAAACTTAACCGTGTCACTTTGACAGCATGTGTAAAATATTTGACAGAGAATGGAGAAACAGAGGCAGCAGACGAATTCTGCAGGTTGCTTCCAGAAAGTGGCCATCTTTTGCGGAGATCTAAAAACAAAGTGAATAGTGTTAAACACAAAACTTGTGCAGACATAGTCAACAAGATTGATGGGGATGATCTGCAAGCGGAGGAGAATGCACATGGGGTAACAGAGTTGAAGTACCAGAGCAGCGCTTAA